The nucleotide sequence TCTGGCTAATGAAAAGTATCATTATACGAAGGACTCTAAACCTGTAAAATCCACATTTTTGGTAAACGAGGAGCACAGAGAAGATGGTTATATCTTGGAATCCTCTGAATTTCAGTTCACAACTAAATATAATGTGGTGTTTAATCTAATAggattttttttcaaagatgcGAGTGAAGTGGAACAGGAGTGTGATTACATTAAACCTCTGGTGAAAAACGAAACCATAAAAGTAGATGACAAGTTTCTGCCGTTGAGAGACTACCACGATTTACTGGTCGATACATATGATAAACAATGGATGAACATCTCTTTGAAAACGCTAGAAAATGCATTGAGCGAAATTAGTGAGGTCATTGAGGAAGCTGGAGATAAGTATTATAAAATAACAAGGGAAAAAATCACTAATGTACTGATTTCTAGGGTTCAGAAGATAGTCGAAAACTTCCCAAAAAGTTTACCAATCCCCATTGATTATCCTGATGAGATTAAACACTGTGCGAAGGTAACGCTGGCTTGTAATCTGTTAATATCTTTGATTCCGAAGATGGCATATGAAGACTTGATTGTCTTTGAGTCTTCTGATGATGCTAaactaaatatttcaggattgatttcaaagttcaaaaaatatgagGATGAGCATGCAGCAGCAATTGTCGAAAAAGATATACTAATCAATGCGGCGATATCTGTTGGCTTAGGCGAGAACAGTGGAAAGAGGAATAAGGTATCCAAGCCAGTcatcaagaagaaagaagtgataaagaagaaggttgCCATTGGTAAAGGTGCAATTGATGGGTTCTTCAAAAAAGGGAAATAGCCTATCACTTAGCATTTTACATTTCAATATATGACGGCGCTATCTACGATCAATTTACCACCACAGAGACAAAATGGATCCAAGAAAAAACACCCGACGAATTATATTCCCTTTATTACTAACAACAGGCAATTTCgttttctttccaatttaattgaCACttgtattatatataaagaGTTATTTAGCAATTGTAATATCCAATGAAAGTTTTCATCTCCTAAACAAAGAGAATAAGGGCAATTAATATGAAAAAAGACACTAGTGTTAAATGGGAACCGAAGGACCCATCAGAATTGGACTTATCCAATGTTAGAGCAGCAATTTTCGGTGGTACCGGTGGATTAGGAAGGGCAATAAGTCGTCAATTGGCGGAAAGAGGTGCAGACGTGTTGGTTGTCGGTAGGACCTTCCGGGATCAAGATATGGAAAAGATTAAGTTTTTAAAGGCTGATTTAAGTTTGGTTACAGAAGCAGACAGAGTAGCTAACGAAATTCCAGCAAAGTATTTTACTCACTTCGTTTTTACCACTGGTATTATTGCAGCTCCAAAAAGGGAAGAAACTGCGGAAGGGCTTGAAAGAGATATGGCAATCAGTTACCTAAGCAGGTACGTTCTCATGAATCAATTGGCTCCTCATTTAGGAGAAAGTTTACCAAAGGATGGACCTAAACCAAAGGTATTCATTATGGGGTTCCCAGGTAGTGGACAAACAGGTAACCCAGAAGACATGAATTCCGAAGCGTCTTATGGAGCAATTTCAACCCACATGAACACGGTCGCTGCAAATGAGGCTCTAGTATTGGATGCAACGAAAAGATATCCAAACATTGCTACATTTGGCTTAAATCCTGGGCTAATCAAAACTGATATTCGTAATAATTATTTGGGAGAGGGATCGATTTTATCAAGAACTGTGGAATGGATCATTGGGTGGACCCATCAAAGTCCTGCTGACTATGCCAAGAAGATATGTTCACTACTAGTCTCCCCTGATATTGAAGGACACAGTGGAGCAATGTTTGATTGCTATGGTAATGCTATCCTGCAATCACCAGGTTTAACTCCGGAAGTAGTTGACAACTTTATGAAGAATTCTAAAGCTCTAGTGGTTCGCGCTCTTGCCAAAAAACCTGATGAAACAGCATCAAAGGTGCCTGTATAATTGAGTCAATTATTCTTTcccattattgaattttttttgctATAAGTTGCTTTTTATAAAGTATATTCTTTTGTAACATATAAATCTATATGCTTTAGTTGTGTGTAATATTTACCAAATATCTTCCTGGTATCTATTAGATGTTTTTAACATCTTTATAACTTCAATAGCGTCGTCTTCTGACACTCCCTTCTCTTTCATGACAATGTCCAGTAAAGTTTTATGAACATCTTTTGCCATTCTTCCTGCATCACCACAGACATAGAGGAATGCCCCATCTTGAATTAATTGCCATATCAGTTTACTTTGTTCCCGCAATTTATCTTGGACATATATTTTTGGTGTACCTGGAACTCTAGAAAATGCAACATTCATTTCAAATGATTCTCCCAATATTGTGGCATATTGAATCCATTCCTCCCTATACAAGTAATCATCCTCATTTCTGCAACCATAAAATAAGAGGTGTTTTCCCAATTTGATGCTGCGGTCACTTTCTAATAGATTTACACGATCTCTTACAAATCCTCTAAATGGAGCAACACCTGTTCCCGGTCCAATCATAATAACAGGAGCAGATGGATTGGTTGGTAATCTAAATGTTGATTTACGAACATGGATTGGCAATTTATAATCCCTAAATAAATCTCTGGGACCATTTAAATCATAATGAACCGGTAATGGGTTTGACTCTGAGCCtaacattttattttcagcCAATTGAATGTTCCTTAATAGATTTGTGGTAACACCAACGACATTAGTATTAGATTTAGGTTCAATTGAATTCTCTACCACTGATGTGACATGAATAGAATCTTTATCTAATGATGAGGACgaagaaatggaataatAACGGGGTAGAAGATGTGGGATTGTCTCTATCAAGAATCCCCACGGTACAGTTTCCCACTTGATACCACCTGATAAATATAGTATAGCATCAGcaatgttgaaaaatttagaagTGATTTctgtttgaaatttattcttatcGTTAGATAAGATTGTTAGTTTCTCTTTGATATCATTGTTGGGCGCAAATTGGATCAAATGGCCAAAAAATTGTCTGGATACTGGGCCTGTAATTTCCATGTAATATCTAACAGCTGCACCTATAGTTGTTGGCAATGGGAATGGTACTTTGATAGTTGGATCCAATTGTCTCATATTAAAGATTGTTTCAGGATTTAAATTGAAAGCGACTAAGAACTGTTCTACTTTTTCATTCGCATTAGATGGCCAAATACCCAAATGATCACCTGTGGAATAAGTTAAATTAGTGTTTGAAATATCAAACTCACTGTGTATGCAATTACGATCATCCGATTTGAAAAGTTCTCGAGAATTACTGATATGTCCCAGATATGGCTCAGATATACTAAATGGGCCATTTATTTCCCCCTTTAGCAAAGCGGATGGTAGATAATTTTTGGTTGGTTCACCAAGAGAAGTATTTGAGTCAATAGTGTCCAAAATTTCTAATTGGAAGGACGGTTTgaatttttgttcttgttcgTCAAGGCTCAatacatttttcaattctccCATTATAAGTTCCTTCCATGTCAAATAATCTTCATCTGTAGAACCAGTAGCATCATCCCCTTCACCAATAGATCCAAGTAAGCTTGCCCCGGCCGCTTGTAGATACTTCTGCACTTTCCTTGCAGCTCCATTATAGAACTCATAGGTAGAGTTACCTAACCCAAAAACGGTGAACCTCAGATTTTCCAGAGAGCTTTCACTTGCGGTACTGATGAAGTTTTCAAACTTGACAGCCCCATCTGGGAAATCACCTTCACCATAAGTGGACATAAAGATGGAAACAATAACATTCTCAGGTAGTTCATTCAAGGAACCGTAATCGTATAATTCCAGATCACCGCAAAGAACGTTTAGATCAAATTTTGCTGTTAGTTCCTTTGCAAATTTCTTGGCATAATCTTCTGCAGTTCCTGTTTGGGAGCCAAATAAaaccaaataatttttgttgttctCAGTTAACACATGCGCAATATCTCTGGAGCTTGAATTAACAGCAGAGATCGCATCGTCATTAGAAAATATGAGTTCCTTGATTGTTTCTAGATATTTGTATAGCAGGAACAATGCAACGAGTACCACGACCACGATCAAATCTGTGCTATTCATATggatttcaaatattaGTTATCGCTTCTAATCAATTAGCCACGTTAATTTCAAGAGCACTTTAGGAAAAACCATTTCCTGtccaaaaattgaagtTCAATAGGAGATGTAATATATAATATGTACGTAGATAGAAACACAATATACCTGAATGGGCCATTTGCGATTGGCGTTAAACGAACCTACAAGGATAATCTGTTGAAATGAAATCTTGAACGAGCCTCGAGAATCGTACAAATCAAAGGAATTTCCCGATCTATCCATTTTCGGAATTACGCggtgaaatttcaaaatgtttCATTACGTAGATGAACAGGTAACATCAGTGCCAGTATATGAATAAATCTTCAGCAATGCATGGGGACAATAGGGAGTTGAGATATATATGTGCGTGTGCGTGTGTGCGTGCCAGAGACACGTCTTTTGAAGTCCGGGCATTGTTAATGTAGATAAACCGTCTTTCAATCCCTTGGATACGCATCACCTACACTCTTTTTGACGTCTTCTCTTATTCCCTCCGCCTGAGGCCCATCCAAGCCCGTCACTTCCTTGACTAATGCTGTTAATGAATCTAAATCGAATTCTACCTGAGTTCGTCTCCCAATACGATAAAGTATTACTTCGCCTGCCACATCagatttttcttccattttgGTAACGtattctcttctttctagaattttcatcaattcgTCTATATTCCAATTAATGACTGGGATTCGGTTCCCATCAGTAGGAACCCCAAATTTTTCTAAGTGGGTCAATAATTcctgatgaagaatattgtttttggaaaagataaTAGCACATAATACAACACTAAGCAGCCCTTTGAAGACCAAGTCCTGGTCTACATTCAGTTTACTCTCCAAAGTATTGGAACTCTCGAGGCCCATATCATCACCAACATATTCCCCATTGACAATCAAATCTTCATATGTTCTTATGCTTTGTAATAActtgaattcatcaaaattgTTAAGATAAGGCATTTTATTCAGAAGAATAAAGTGTTTTGCCCTTGAATCTATGAATTCGATTAAGTCTTTTGACTTTGATTGAGTAGATTTGGTAGCGTTAGCAGCAATCTTAGCTTGTAGCCCTTTTAGCTCGTATCCATAAACATCGCCTAGGATTTTATTGATCTCAATAAACATGGTATTAAAACTAATGGTTTTTCCGACATTCTCTTCCTTGTACATCTCAGCAAGTGTCTTTTTCAGTTTAGCATCTGAGATAATTGTGTTTTGACTCTCCGCAGTGGAAAGGATATACCTGACAGCTTTTCTTGCCACAATCACCTTCTTATTATCATATGTGGATGCAGTTCCCTCTTGATATTCCTCGTCGATGCTCATGTTCTTGAGTATGGGTCCTTCGTTGTCTAGTGCTTCACTGTCAAGACTGCGAAGAACATCTCTTGTGCGAAATGAATTTTGCTTTACGCGTCAGATAGTTTTTAAACGCGTACCTAGCGCTAACGTTTTATATTATCAATAGTAATCGTAATTTAGGAAGTGttcaaaattaattaatgagTGAACCTTTCGATTTAATTCCTACTATTTTTCCCAAGAATATATAGCTTTTTCTTGTTAAGGAAGCTTTATAAAGGTCTCTGACACTAATTCAACAGCTCTAAGAGATGACAGTTCCCAATGTCGTATTCTTCGATGGGTACCTACTTCAAATTAAGTTAAGAATGTAATCTAAAAAATCGAAAGTAAAGTCCACCTTCACCTTGTATAAAAAGTTATTTTCAGTACGTAAATTCACTAAAATGGAGTGATACAAATATCAACTTAATATTCTAAACGACCTTCAACTTGGGACCAGAAAGATTTCACATAAGCAGtctgttcttcttctccacAACCTCCTCTAATGGCAAAGTAGCATCTTCTGTCCACTGGAATTTGCCATTCATCCTTATTACCACCAACCATTCTACCGCCTGCTTCCTCCAGGATACACCAACCAGCACAAACATCCCAGGCCCAGCAGCCACCTTCCCAATATGAATCTAACATACCTGCAGCGACATAGCACATGTTCATTGCTGCACTTCCTACACTTCTGAACCCATGAACATAACCTCCTTTATCACTCAATAGGTTCTTGTAAGTAGCCATCTTCTTATCAAAGTTTCCATCAGGACCTTCAGTTCTTTCAGCTCCACCTTCCAATCCCACTACGGATTTTTGCAAAGTTAATGGTCTCTTCTTAACATCgatcttcttttcattcaaatatgcACCATTTCCCTTAGATCCATGGAAcaattgatccaaatgTGGGTTATAAACCGCACCGACGACAGGTTTACCATTTTCAGCTAAACCCAAAGAAGTGCAACTGTAAGGATATCcatgaatgaaatttgtAGTCCCATCGATGGGGTCGACAATAAATGTCGGATCAGCAGTTATCTTAGTCTCACCAACCACGTAGCTTTCTTCACcgataaatttaaaattagGGTATTTCGCATTTAGTTCCTTCTTGATAATAGCTTCCACTTGTTTATCAACCACAGTAACTAAATCAACCTCATTGGCCTTGTCATCGTATGAACTGAAATTGGTACCCGTATGTGTTTTGACGATAGGACCGATCTCTTCACGAAGCAACTTGACTAAAGtggtttcaatttctttcaattcttgttTCGAGAGTGGCATATTTCAAAGAGTTATATAATCTACTTGGTGAAATGCAAGTGAATGAGTATATAAGCACTTATCGACGATATTACGGTCGAGGAATTGGTGTCCTTATATAACTGTTGGAGCTGCAAGAGAGAGTAACTGGGAAAAAGCAAGGCAAGTTGTCGGACTCATCCATCACTCGGAGGCCTGTGCTCCATCTTTTCTACACTTTATTCTTAGAGGAAAACCAGGATTGAGAACGTGGGGTCTGTCATTGCAACCATACAGGAAACTGTTTCACTGTTACTGTGAGCTTGGTCTCTTTGCTCTTATAACTCCGAACCCCTCGTGGACCTCAATACGTAATAAGAA is from Naumovozyma castellii chromosome 6, complete genome and encodes:
- the RNH202 gene encoding Rnh202p (ancestral locus Anc_5.288), with product MTINQEEQNTQKLVILPNSLTKNANTSIQVFSLPHPSNITSKPRIALIQGIDNQLFQVHTHSFGRSSAYNYRSDLANEKYHYTKDSKPVKSTFLVNEEHREDGYILESSEFQFTTKYNVVFNLIGFFFKDASEVEQECDYIKPLVKNETIKVDDKFLPLRDYHDLLVDTYDKQWMNISLKTLENALSEISEVIEEAGDKYYKITREKITNVLISRVQKIVENFPKSLPIPIDYPDEIKHCAKVTLACNLLISLIPKMAYEDLIVFESSDDAKLNISGLISKFKKYEDEHAAAIVEKDILINAAISVGLGENSGKRNKVSKPVIKKKEVIKKKVAIGKGAIDGFFKKGK
- the NCAS0F02450 gene encoding putative short-chain dehydrogenase/reductase, with amino-acid sequence MKKDTSVKWEPKDPSELDLSNVRAAIFGGTGGLGRAISRQLAERGADVLVVGRTFRDQDMEKIKFLKADLSLVTEADRVANEIPAKYFTHFVFTTGIIAAPKREETAEGLERDMAISYLSRYVLMNQLAPHLGESLPKDGPKPKVFIMGFPGSGQTGNPEDMNSEASYGAISTHMNTVAANEALVLDATKRYPNIATFGLNPGLIKTDIRNNYLGEGSILSRTVEWIIGWTHQSPADYAKKICSLLVSPDIEGHSGAMFDCYGNAILQSPGLTPEVVDNFMKNSKALVVRALAKKPDETASKVPV
- the NCAS0F02460 gene encoding NADPH--cytochrome P450 reductase (ancestral locus Anc_5.292); the protein is MNSTDLIVVVVLVALFLLYKYLETIKELIFSNDDAISAVNSSSRDIAHVLTENNKNYLVLFGSQTGTAEDYAKKFAKELTAKFDLNVLCGDLELYDYGSLNELPENVIVSIFMSTYGEGDFPDGAVKFENFISTASESSLENLRFTVFGLGNSTYEFYNGAARKVQKYLQAAGASLLGSIGEGDDATGSTDEDYLTWKELIMGELKNVLSLDEQEQKFKPSFQLEILDTIDSNTSLGEPTKNYLPSALLKGEINGPFSISEPYLGHISNSRELFKSDDRNCIHSEFDISNTNLTYSTGDHLGIWPSNANEKVEQFLVAFNLNPETIFNMRQLDPTIKVPFPLPTTIGAAVRYYMEITGPVSRQFFGHLIQFAPNNDIKEKLTILSNDKNKFQTEITSKFFNIADAILYLSGGIKWETVPWGFLIETIPHLLPRYYSISSSSSLDKDSIHVTSVVENSIEPKSNTNVVGVTTNLLRNIQLAENKMLGSESNPLPVHYDLNGPRDLFRDYKLPIHVRKSTFRLPTNPSAPVIMIGPGTGVAPFRGFVRDRVNLLESDRSIKLGKHLLFYGCRNEDDYLYREEWIQYATILGESFEMNVAFSRVPGTPKIYVQDKLREQSKLIWQLIQDGAFLYVCGDAGRMAKDVHKTLLDIVMKEKGVSEDDAIEVIKMLKTSNRYQEDIW
- the NSE3 gene encoding Smc5-Smc6 complex subunit NSE3 (ancestral locus Anc_5.293) → MSIDEEYQEGTASTYDNKKVIVARKAVRYILSTAESQNTIISDAKLKKTLAEMYKEENVGKTISFNTMFIEINKILGDVYGYELKGLQAKIAANATKSTQSKSKDLIEFIDSRAKHFILLNKMPYLNNFDEFKLLQSIRTYEDLIVNGEYVGDDMGLESSNTLESKLNVDQDLVFKGLLSVVLCAIIFSKNNILHQELLTHLEKFGVPTDGNRIPVINWNIDELMKILERREYVTKMEEKSDVAGEVILYRIGRRTQVEFDLDSLTALVKEVTGLDGPQAEGIREDVKKSVGDAYPRD
- the INM2 gene encoding inositol monophosphate 1-phosphatase INM2 (ancestral locus Anc_5.294), which encodes MPLSKQELKEIETTLVKLLREEIGPIVKTHTGTNFSSYDDKANEVDLVTVVDKQVEAIIKKELNAKYPNFKFIGEESYVVGETKITADPTFIVDPIDGTTNFIHGYPYSCTSLGLAENGKPVVGAVYNPHLDQLFHGSKGNGAYLNEKKIDVKKRPLTLQKSVVGLEGGAERTEGPDGNFDKKMATYKNLLSDKGGYVHGFRSVGSAAMNMCYVAAGMLDSYWEGGCWAWDVCAGWCILEEAGGRMVGGNKDEWQIPVDRRCYFAIRGGCGEEEQTAYVKSFWSQVEGRLEY